CCGCATGTCGCGGCCTTTTCCTGGCGAACCTGACGGAGCGCCGGTGGGCCCGCGGCCGTGCGGCAAGGTCACGACCGTCATGCGGCATGTCTCATGCCGCCGGTTTTGGGAAGGTCACGGCTGCGTGTGGTGCGAAAATATGCGGCCGGTCATGTTCAACATGGACACTTGCAGAGGAGGTCTCATGTCCATCGGTCTTCTGGCATTTCTTGCCTTCATCCCGATCCTGATTGCCCTGATCCTCATGGCCGGCCTGCGCTGGCCCTCCACCCGGGCCATGCCCATCGCCTGGCTCGCCGGTGTGGTGCTGGCCTGTGCCTTCTGGGGTCAGGATCCGCTGCGCCTGGTGGCCCTTTCCATCGAAGGCACCATCACGGCTGTGGGCGTGCTGATCATCGTGTTCGGCGCGCTGCTGATCTACTATACCCTGCAGTACAGCGGCGCCATGGAGACCATCCAGGCCGGCATGAAGAAGATCAGCCCCGACAAACGCCTGCAGGCCATCATCATCGGCTTCATGTTCGCCGCCTTCATCGAAGGCGCCGCCGGCTTCGGCACGCCTGCCGCCCTGGCGGCGCCCCTGCTGCTGGGCCTTGGCTTCCCGCCCCTGTGTGCGGCCGTCATCTGCCTGGCCTTCAACAGCGTGCCCGTGACCTTCGGCGCTGTGGGCACCCCCGTGCTGCAGGGCTTCAAATCCATTGAAGCCGTGGCCATGCAGGCCATGAACTTTTCCGACCCTGCCATGGCCTACAAGACCATCGGCGAATATGTCACCCTCATGCATTTCCCCATGGGCATCATCCTGCCCATCTTCATGCTGGGCTTCATGACCCGCTTCTTCGGCAAGAACAAGTCCTGGATGGAAGGCTTCCGCGCGTGGAAGTACTGCCTCATGGCGTCTGCCTGCTTCCTGGTGCCGTACCTGATCCTGGCCTGGCTGGTGGGCCCCGAACTGCCTTCCATGGTCGGCGGCCTGCTGGGCCTCGGCGCCCTGGTCTGGCTGACGCAGAAGGGTTTCTGCGTGCCGACCGACGGCGTGTGGGACTTCGACCACAAGGATGCCTGGGATGCTGAATGGACCGGCTCCATCGAAGCCAGCTCCGCCACCGAGTACAAGGAACACATGAGCCAGACCATGGCCTGGCTGCCCTATGTGCTGTGCGGCCTGCTGCTGGTGCTGACCCGCGTGCCCGCCTTCCACCTGAAGCCCATCGTCACCGATCCCATGTTCAGTGTGGGCTGGGCCAACATCCTGGGCTACGAGGGCGTGACCTCCAAGATCGCCCTGCTCAACCTGCCCGGCACCATCCCCTTCATCCTGGTGTCCATCATCACCATCGGCCTGCACAAGATGAACGGTGAAAAGATCCGCCAGGCTTGGGGCACCGCTCTGGAAAAGATGACGGCCCCCACCATCGCCCTGGTGGCCGCCGTGGCCCTGGTGTCCATCCTGCGCGGCTCCGGCGTCAACACCGCCGGCCCCGACGGTGCCGCCCTGCCGTCCATGCCCATGGCCATGGCGCTGTTCGCCTCTGACGTGGCCGGCTCCGCCTGGCCCATGCTGGCCGCTTTCGTGGGTGGCCTGGGCGCCTTCATCACCGGCTCCTGCACCGTGTCCGACATGCTCTTCGCCAACTTCCAGTGGGATATGGGCGGTCTGCTGGACTATCCCGCTCTCGGCAAGTACATCATCGTGGCTGCCCAGGGCGTGGGCGGTGCCGCCGGCAACATGATCTGCATCCACAACATCGTGGCCGTGTGCGCCGTGCTGGGCATGATCGGCAAGGAAGGCATCATCCTGCGCCGCACCATCTGGCCCTTCGTCCTCTACTGCCTGGTGGCCGGCACGGTGTGCTTCTATCTTATTGGCCGTGTCCTGTAGCGGAACGGCTGCAACCCTGTGAAAAAAGCCCGCCCCGGCGGGCTTTTTTCATGCCGTCCTCCGGCGTGCACGGTGCGCGCCGCCACAAAAAAACCACCCGGGCGGGTGGTTTCGGCAGGTGGAGGAGGGGCTGGAGGAGGACAAGGGGCTAACTGCCCAGGAGGACAGCCGGCGCACGCCAGTACCAGTGCGCCACCAGGGTCAGGTCGTCAGGCAGCCATTCCCCGCTGTGTTCGAACTGGAACAGCAGCTCCTCTTCCGCGTCGTCCAGCGGGATGGCGGGGTGGGCCAGCTTGCGCAGATGGACCAGGACGGCCAGGCACTCGAAAAGCGAGAACAGGGCATCAGGGGAAAAATCGGCCGCGGCGATGGCCCGCAGCAGCTCGGGATGAAAGGGATTGCTGCTGACACGGGCGGCATCGTACAGGTCGCAGTGCCGGCACAGGGAATCCAGAGTATCGGCGACCAGCAGATCCCGTTTGTCCTGGGAGGACCGTTGCCGCAATGCAGCGGCGAACTGGCTGATGGAGGTACGTTTTTCGCGAATACTCACCGGGAGGCTCCTGTTTTCTACGGACTATAGGATAATAAATATACAAAAGCAATATTATTTGTCATGAAGAGTGGACGGGAAAATGCATCGCCGGCATGTCATGCGGAATGGCCCGGAGGGCAGCGTTGCATTGTCGTCGCCTTTCTCCGGCGGTGGGCCCGGTTCAGCGCCGGGGGTCGAGATAGCGGGGATCGATGTGCAGGCGGTAGGTCTGTGCGGCCGGACTGCGGCGGGGCGGCAGGGAGATGCTGCCTTCGATGGACAGGGGCTTGTCCGAGAGCCCGAAGGGTTGCAGGCCCTGGAGGCCCTGGGGCATGGCGGCCAGACGGTCGCCCAGGACATAGAGGACGGGCATGCTGCGCTGGGCGCGTCCTGCCAGGAGCATGCTGCCGCCGTAGCTGCTGCCCAGGACACTGGAGAGCAGGGAGGGCAGGCGCACGTCGGCGCGGCGCAGCAGTTCCAGAAAATCATTGCCCGTCTGCCCCACGAAGGAGACCAGGGACATGCCGTCACGGCTCACCAGCAGACTCACCGGCACGGTACCGCCGTGGATGCCCAGATAGGTGGAGCGGGCGCCCGCGGGCATGGCCGTCCAGCCTTCCGGGAGGGCCCGGCCGCTGACGGTGGCCGGTGCCGCGGACGGTGGCGTCTGGGCCGTGGTGATGCCGGCTGCCCTGAGCAGGGGGCCCGTGTCCAGCGCGGGCCACGCACAGGCCAGGGCGGCCAGGGCCAGCAGGGCGCAGGCCAGCAGGGATTGGAGATGGCGCATGCCGTTATGTCCTTGATGGGGGATGATTTCCCTTCCTAGGAAGAATGACGGGGCCTTGTCAAGCCAAAGGCCGGATCATTCCCCGGTGCCGAGGGAGAAGAAGCCCTCCGTGGCCTCCTGGGTCCCGAGCCATTCCAGAAAAAAGGCGGCCAGCCTGCGGGTCAGTGTGCTGAACAGCTGCTGGCGCAGGGGATCCAGCTCGTCATGGCACATCTCGGGCAGTTCATTGGCCAGGCTGGGCGGACAGGGGGCCATGAGCAGCGACATGTCGGCCTTGTCCAGAAACAGGTGGGCGGGCTTCCTGCCCATGCGTTCATACAGGGCATCGGCATGCAGCGAGGGGATGCTCAGGTCGTCATGCTCAAGGCTCACCAGCAGCAGGTGGGGGTGCAGGCCGGCCAGCCCCTGGCTGCTGAACAGCATGCCGAAGACGGGGCCCACGGCGGCGATGGCCTTGACGCGGGGATCGGTCAGGCTGCGCGGGTCCAGCGGGAAATGGGTGCACATGCTGTCCATACGGGCCCGCGGCTGCTCATAGCAATAGGCATCGTCCAGGGGCGCCTTGCGGCAGTAGTCCATCCAGCCGGAGCAGTCGGGCAGGGCGCCGCCCAGCAGCAGGGCCGCCGTGGCGCCGCTGCCGTAGCCCAGGACGCCGATGCGCTTGGGGTCGATGCTGGGACCGATGTCCTTGTCGGCCAGCAGCAGGTCCATGGTGGCCGACAGTTCCAGGGCCCTGTTCTTGAGCTGCTCCCAAAGGAAAAGATGATCCATGTTCGCCATGCAGTCACGGGGATGGGTGGGCGCGGCCACCACGAACCCCCGTGCCGCCAGGGCCGCCGCCGTATCGTGGAAGGAAAAGCGCGTCCCCGATGAGGGATGGGAGAGCAGGATCAGGGGAAAGCGCCCGGGCACGGGCTTGCCGTTGCGGGCACCGCGGATGGTCCAGGGCGCGTAGGACAGGGAACGCGGTGCGCGCACGGACGGATACCAGACATTGACGTCCACGCGGATGCCGCTTTCCTGCTGCCAGAACCCCAGGGTACGGAATCCGGGATTGTAACCGTTCTCGGCCAGGGCCGGGACGGCGGTGAGGCAGGACAGGCAGAGCAGGGCCATGATGATGGCGGAACGGACAGGCATGGGACCTCGCACGACGGGAAAATAGGTGGGGATGTCCCCGCAAACGGGGTACAGGGCCGCTGCAGGTGTTGTGCCACAGGCATGGCTGGGATACAAGGGAAAGGCTTTCAGTCCAAATCCCTTACCGAGGTGTCCATGGAATTTTTGACATATCTGGCGGATTTCATCCTGCATATCGATGCCCATCTCTTCGAGCTGGTGGAACAGTACGGGACGTGGATCTATGCCATCCTGTTCATCATCGTCTTTTGCGAGACCGGCCTCGTGGTCACGCCCTTCCTGCCGGGCGATTCCCTGCTCTTCGCCTCCGGCGTCGTGGCCGGTACCGGGCTCATGGGCTACGGCCATGTGCTGCTGGTGCTGCTGGCCGCCGGCATCACGGGCGATGCGGTGAATTATTTCATCGGCCGCCATGTGGGCCCGGCCATCTTCCAGCGCGATTCCCGCCTCATCAAGAAGGAGCATCTGCTCAAGGCGCACCATTTCTATGAGAAGCACGGCGGCAAGGCCATCATCCTGGCCCGCTTCGTGCCCATCGTGCGCACCTTCGCGCCCTTCGTGGCCGGTATCGCCCTCATGTGCCCGCACCGCTTCTTCCTGTTCAACATCACGGGCTGTGTGCTCTGGGTGGGCGGTCTGGTCTCGGCCGGGTACTTTCTGGGCAATCTGGAATGGGTGCGCCAGAACTTCGGCATCATCGTCTACCTGATCATCATCATCTCCGTGCTGCCGGTGGCCATCGAAGTCCTGCGCGCCAGGCTGGGCAAGAAGCCGGAACAGGTGGAAGAGTTGAAGAACCCCTTCGAGAAGAGATAAGATATCTAATAAAGAAGGACATGGAGATGCGTATCATAGGTTGTGAACATTCTGGCTGGCTGCGTTTTGTTGACCACCATGAGACATATGGTCCAGATGTCATCAGAGATTTCTTGAAGTCGACATCATTCGTAGATACAGCACTTGACCTTGGTGCCGGGAGTGGACGTGACCTGGGATTCATACATGAGGCATTTCCTCAGGCAAAACTGTATGGTCTTGAATTTCTTCCTGAAAATATAGAAAAACTTAAGTCAAAGAATATCGAGACTCACAAAATTAATATAGAATCCGAGCGGCTTCCATTTGCTGATGAAAGTATATCTTTATGTATATGTAACCAATTTTTGGAACATACGAAGGAACTATTTTGGATATTTCATGAAATAACGAGGGTTCTTAAGGTTGGTGGGAGCCTCATTATTGGTGTTCCAAATGTTGCTTCTTTACATAACAGAGTTGGATTACTTTTTGGAAAGCAACCTACACAAGCAAAGAGTTGTTCTGCACATGTTCGCTGTTTTTCAAAAGGTGATATATTACAGTTTCTCTCAGAGTGTTTCCCCGGTGGCTATTCGTTGAAAAAGTTTTCTGGAAGCCAATTCTATCCTTTTCCCCCAAGAGCATCCAAGATTCTCTCTTCCCGTTTCCCAACACTTTCTTTTTCGATTTTCTTTTTATTGGTAAAGGAAAAATCTTATCAACGTTCTTTTCTCGACTACCCCTCTAAGGCCCATCTGGAGACGAACTTCAAGGTCTCACTCTAATCATCATAAGGTCAGAGTGCCCACAAGCGATGCCCCATGTGATGCGGAATCTGTACAGGGCGCCTTGGTCGTCTGGTGTCATGGTTCCCATGAAAAAAGCCCCGCACTGCGCGGGGCTTTTTCGTGGGCGGGTTTTGGGGGAGGAAGGGGGCCAGGGGGGAGGAACCCCCTTTTTTGCCGCAAGGAAAGGGGGCCTCCCCCGTGAAAAAAACGTTTCGGGAGACTTCTTACTCCAATATCTCCAGACGGCCTTGATGCATGCGCGCCCGGCGGTTGATGCAGGAGGGCGCATCGCCCTCGAAATGGGAGACGAAGACCAGCGAGATGCCGCGGGCGGCCAGCTGGTCCAGCAGGTCCAGATACTGGCGGCGGGAGTCTTCGTCCAGGGCGGAGCAGGGTTCGTCCAGCAGCAGGATGTCCGGTTCGCCCATGAGGGCGCGGGCCAGGAACAGGCGGCGCAGCTGGCCGGTGGAGAGCAGACGGATGGAGCGCTCCGCCAGATGGCCTACGCCCAGTTCCCGCATGACGCGGCGGGCCTGCTCCTGTTCGGCCCTGCTGTAGTCGCGGTAGACGCCCACGGTGTTTTCCAGACCGGTGCAGACCAGTTCCAGCGCCGTGATGCTGTAGCCGTACAGGGCCTGGGAAAGGTCGGAGACCAGACGCACGCCCTTGCGGATCTCTTCCAGCAGCACGGTCTCGCCGCCGTGATGGGGCAGATGGCGCACCAGCGTGCCGCCAACGGCCACGAACTCGTCCCCGGCCAGCAGGCGCAGGAAGGTGGACTTGCCCGAGCCGTTCTCGCCCTCGATGCGCCAGTGTTCGCCCTTGCGCAGCGTCCAGTCCACATCGTGCAGTATCTCCTGCCCGTCGATGAAGACCGTGGCGTGGCGCACGTCCAGCAGCGGGGCGGCAGGCTCGGGCGCGGGCGTCACGGCGCCGGCCAGGCTGATGTCCTCGTATTCGCCTTCCTGCGGCGGCAGGGCGCTGCCGGGGGCCAGCAGGCGGCCCTGGTGGATGACGCGCGTCTTGCGGCACCAGTCCGGCACCTGTTCGGGGCGGTGGCTGCTCATGATGACCGTGCAGTGTTCGCGCACGCCGTCCAGCACTTCGTAGAAACGGCGGCTGTGGTCGGCGTCCAGGCCGTCGCTGCATTCGTCCAGCAGAAGCAGGTCGGGCTGCCGGACCAGGGCCCGGCCCAGCAGGAGCAGGCGGAGCTGCCCCTGCGAGACTTCCGGCACCATCCTGTCCAGCAGGTCCAGGGCGCGCAGGCGCCGGGCCATGTCTTCCACCTGCGCGTGGCGCTGCTCGGAGCTGCTGGTGTAGAGCAGGGGAGTATCCTCAAAGGCCGTGAGCAGCAGTTCCCGGCCGGTGATGTACCAGCGCTGGCGCTGGTAGTTCTCCTGCTGGTCGGGCGAGACCAGGGCACTGACGGCACGGCCCGCGATGGGCGAGGTCTCCTCGCCTTCGCTGGTATGCCAGACGATGCGGCCTTCCGCCGGCCAGAGCAGGCCGTGCATGAGGCGCATGAGCGTGGTCTTGCCGGCGCCGTTGTGGCCCAGCAGCAAATGGTGCTCGCCGCGGCACAGATGCCAGTCGATGTGGTGCAGGATCATTTTCTGCCGGGCATCGCCGGGCAGGAACAGGCTCAGGTCTTCGATGTCCACCAGGGGACTGCCGGGAACAAGGGGGGACGGGGTTTCCATACAAAACTCGTGCAGAATTGTCCCGGACGGATCGCAGCCGTCGTGCGGGACGTCAAAAAAAAGGACAGCCGGCCGGAGACCGGGCGGCGGGAAACAGGCCGGGCGCTCCGGCCCGGAAGCTCGCGGGGGACCCGCGCTGCGGGCATGCCCGCGGCCTCCCGCGAACGTCATTGTTTCGGATCAGGCGCACAGGGGAGGGGAGAGGAATGGGGAAAGGGAGACTCTTCCCGTGCGGGCAGCGATCCGATGGCGGCCTGCAGGGCCGTGCCCGTGAGCGCCGCAGGAGCGTCAGGGGCATCGACGGTGGGGGGAGGGCTCCCCTTCCCCGGAACGACATCCGGGCGCCGTGTCCTTGCCTACAGCGGCAGCACGTGCTGCCGGCCCTGCCTGTACCAGACGCTCCGGGTGAAGCCGAAAGCGCGGGCGTAGCTTTCCAGGCGGGGGAAGGCAAAGGCCACGTCGGTGGTGATGTGGGCGTCGGAGGCGAAGGTCACGGGCACGCGGAGCTCGGCGGCCAGCTGCATGATGGGCGCGCAGGGATAGATCTCGCGGCAGGGCTTGCGCAGCCCGGCGGACGAGATCTCCATGGCCATGCCCGCGTCGCGCAGCTCGGTGAGGGCCGTGCGGATGATGTCGAGGCTGCCGGGCTTGTTGAGCCAGATGTGGAAGCGGTCCACGGAGAAGATCTTGATGAGGTCGGGGTGGGCGGCGATCTGGAACATGCCCGAGGCGATCATCTCGCGCCAGCTCTGGAAGTAGCGCACATAGTTCCGTTCGCATTCTTCCTGCGAAAGGATGTCCCAGTCCGAGGCCCGGTCGTCGAAGCCCCAGTGGCCGATGAAGTGCACGCTGCCCAGCAGATAGTCGAAATCATAGGCGGTGCAGGCCTGGCGGGCAAAGTCCGCCTGCCCTTCCAGCCAGTCCATCTCCATGCCGAACAGCACCTGGCAGGCATCGGGGGCGGCGTTGTCGCGCAGCTCGCAGACCTCGCGGGCATAGGTGGGCATGAAGCGGCTCAGCTGTTCGCGGTATTCGTTGGTATAGTCGAAGCCCAGCGGACGCGGGGAATGTTCGGTGAAGCCCAGCAGTTTGAGCCCGGCCGTGCAGGCGGCGGCGTACATCTCTTGGGGCGTGCTGGCGCCGTGGGAATAACGGGTATGGCTGTGGAGGTCGGCGGTGATCATGGTGGTCTCCGGGGAGCGCCCCGGCCTGTCAGGGACAGACGGGATGGCCGTGATGGCGGCAGGTCGCGGACGCGGCTGTGATGGGGGCAGGGCCCGAGGGAAAAAAACGGGGAGGGCGGACCCTCCCCGTGATGTGCTGACGGTATGGCCGGCTAGCCGAGCAGGCGGCGGCAGATCTCCTGACCGGCCCGGCGTCCGGCGCCCATGGCCAGGATGACCGTGGCCGCGCCGGTGACGATGTCGCCGCCGGCGAAGACGTTGGGCAGCGAGGTCTCGCCCGTGGCTTCATCCACCTTGATGTAGCCGCGTTCGGTCTTTTCCAGGCCTTCGGTGGCTTCCAGCAGGATGGGGTTGGAGCGGGTGCCCAGGGCCACGATGGCCAGGTCGGTGGCCAGTTCGTAGGTGGCGCCTTCCACAGGCACGGGGCGACGGCGGCCGGAGGCGTCGGGCTCGCCCAGTTCCATCTTCTGCAGGGTCACGGACGTGAGCTTCATCTCGGCGTCCCCGTTGAACTGCACGGGGGCGGCCAGCATCTCGAACTTCACGCCCTCTTCCTCCGCATGTTCCACTTCCTCGCGGCGGGCGGGCATCTCGGCCTTGGTGCGGCGGTAGACGATGTGCACGCTTTCCGCGCCCATGCGCAGGGCGGTGCGGGCGGCGTCCATGGCCACGTTGCCGGCGCCGAACACGGTCACATGCTTGCCGAGGTAGGCGGGGGTGTCCTGTTCGGGGAAGGCATAGGCGCGGCCCAGGTTCACGCGGGTCAGGTATTCGTTGGCGGAGAACACCCCCACCAGGTTCTCGCCGGGCACGCCCAGGAAGACAGGCAGACCGGCGCCCACGCCGATGAAGACCGCGTCATATTCCTTGCGCAGTTCGTCCACGGTGAAGGTGCGGCCGCCCACGCTGTTGAGGTGGAAGTCCACACCGGAACGGCGCAGGCCGTCCACTTCGGTGGCCACCACGTTCTTGGGCAGACGGAAGGAGGGGATGCCGTAGATGAGCACGCCGCCGGGTTCGTGCAGGGCTTCGAACACGTCCACCTTGAGGCCGTTGGCGGCGCAGACGCCCGCACAGGTCAGGGAGGAGGGACCGGAGCCGATGCAGGCCACCTTCTTGCCCTTGACGGGCATGGCACAGGAATTGGTGCCGGTCACCTGCTCACAGGCGCTGGTGGCGATGTAGCTGTCGGCCACGAAGCGTTCCAGGCGGCCGATGGCGACGGGCTGGCCCTTGGCGTTGAGGATGCACTTGCCTTCGCACTGGTGTTCCTGCGGGCAGACGCGGCCGCACACGGCGGGCAGGCTGTTGGTGGTCTTGATGATGCGGTAGGCGGCGTCGAAGTTGCCGCGGGCCACTTCGGCGATGAAGTCGCGGATGGGCACTTCCACGGGGCAGCCCTTCATGCAGAGGGGCTTTTTGCACTGCAGGCAGCGGGAGGCTTCCTGCATGGCCATCTCTTTGGTGTAGCCGGT
This is a stretch of genomic DNA from Desulfovibrio piger. It encodes these proteins:
- a CDS encoding L-lactate permease, coding for MSIGLLAFLAFIPILIALILMAGLRWPSTRAMPIAWLAGVVLACAFWGQDPLRLVALSIEGTITAVGVLIIVFGALLIYYTLQYSGAMETIQAGMKKISPDKRLQAIIIGFMFAAFIEGAAGFGTPAALAAPLLLGLGFPPLCAAVICLAFNSVPVTFGAVGTPVLQGFKSIEAVAMQAMNFSDPAMAYKTIGEYVTLMHFPMGIILPIFMLGFMTRFFGKNKSWMEGFRAWKYCLMASACFLVPYLILAWLVGPELPSMVGGLLGLGALVWLTQKGFCVPTDGVWDFDHKDAWDAEWTGSIEASSATEYKEHMSQTMAWLPYVLCGLLLVLTRVPAFHLKPIVTDPMFSVGWANILGYEGVTSKIALLNLPGTIPFILVSIITIGLHKMNGEKIRQAWGTALEKMTAPTIALVAAVALVSILRGSGVNTAGPDGAALPSMPMAMALFASDVAGSAWPMLAAFVGGLGAFITGSCTVSDMLFANFQWDMGGLLDYPALGKYIIVAAQGVGGAAGNMICIHNIVAVCAVLGMIGKEGIILRRTIWPFVLYCLVAGTVCFYLIGRVL
- a CDS encoding alpha/beta hydrolase family protein: MPVRSAIIMALLCLSCLTAVPALAENGYNPGFRTLGFWQQESGIRVDVNVWYPSVRAPRSLSYAPWTIRGARNGKPVPGRFPLILLSHPSSGTRFSFHDTAAALAARGFVVAAPTHPRDCMANMDHLFLWEQLKNRALELSATMDLLLADKDIGPSIDPKRIGVLGYGSGATAALLLGGALPDCSGWMDYCRKAPLDDAYCYEQPRARMDSMCTHFPLDPRSLTDPRVKAIAAVGPVFGMLFSSQGLAGLHPHLLLVSLEHDDLSIPSLHADALYERMGRKPAHLFLDKADMSLLMAPCPPSLANELPEMCHDELDPLRQQLFSTLTRRLAAFFLEWLGTQEATEGFFSLGTGE
- a CDS encoding DedA family protein, which codes for MEFLTYLADFILHIDAHLFELVEQYGTWIYAILFIIVFCETGLVVTPFLPGDSLLFASGVVAGTGLMGYGHVLLVLLAAGITGDAVNYFIGRHVGPAIFQRDSRLIKKEHLLKAHHFYEKHGGKAIILARFVPIVRTFAPFVAGIALMCPHRFFLFNITGCVLWVGGLVSAGYFLGNLEWVRQNFGIIVYLIIIISVLPVAIEVLRARLGKKPEQVEELKNPFEKR
- a CDS encoding class I SAM-dependent methyltransferase — its product is MRIIGCEHSGWLRFVDHHETYGPDVIRDFLKSTSFVDTALDLGAGSGRDLGFIHEAFPQAKLYGLEFLPENIEKLKSKNIETHKINIESERLPFADESISLCICNQFLEHTKELFWIFHEITRVLKVGGSLIIGVPNVASLHNRVGLLFGKQPTQAKSCSAHVRCFSKGDILQFLSECFPGGYSLKKFSGSQFYPFPPRASKILSSRFPTLSFSIFFLLVKEKSYQRSFLDYPSKAHLETNFKVSL
- a CDS encoding ATP-binding cassette domain-containing protein → METPSPLVPGSPLVDIEDLSLFLPGDARQKMILHHIDWHLCRGEHHLLLGHNGAGKTTLMRLMHGLLWPAEGRIVWHTSEGEETSPIAGRAVSALVSPDQQENYQRQRWYITGRELLLTAFEDTPLLYTSSSEQRHAQVEDMARRLRALDLLDRMVPEVSQGQLRLLLLGRALVRQPDLLLLDECSDGLDADHSRRFYEVLDGVREHCTVIMSSHRPEQVPDWCRKTRVIHQGRLLAPGSALPPQEGEYEDISLAGAVTPAPEPAAPLLDVRHATVFIDGQEILHDVDWTLRKGEHWRIEGENGSGKSTFLRLLAGDEFVAVGGTLVRHLPHHGGETVLLEEIRKGVRLVSDLSQALYGYSITALELVCTGLENTVGVYRDYSRAEQEQARRVMRELGVGHLAERSIRLLSTGQLRRLFLARALMGEPDILLLDEPCSALDEDSRRQYLDLLDQLAARGISLVFVSHFEGDAPSCINRRARMHQGRLEILE
- a CDS encoding histidinol-phosphatase; its protein translation is MITADLHSHTRYSHGASTPQEMYAAACTAGLKLLGFTEHSPRPLGFDYTNEYREQLSRFMPTYAREVCELRDNAAPDACQVLFGMEMDWLEGQADFARQACTAYDFDYLLGSVHFIGHWGFDDRASDWDILSQEECERNYVRYFQSWREMIASGMFQIAAHPDLIKIFSVDRFHIWLNKPGSLDIIRTALTELRDAGMAMEISSAGLRKPCREIYPCAPIMQLAAELRVPVTFASDAHITTDVAFAFPRLESYARAFGFTRSVWYRQGRQHVLPL
- the gltA gene encoding NADPH-dependent glutamate synthase encodes the protein METKPKKTIAPRVDMPCQPADVRAHNFDEVATGYTKEMAMQEASRCLQCKKPLCMKGCPVEVPIRDFIAEVARGNFDAAYRIIKTTNSLPAVCGRVCPQEHQCEGKCILNAKGQPVAIGRLERFVADSYIATSACEQVTGTNSCAMPVKGKKVACIGSGPSSLTCAGVCAANGLKVDVFEALHEPGGVLIYGIPSFRLPKNVVATEVDGLRRSGVDFHLNSVGGRTFTVDELRKEYDAVFIGVGAGLPVFLGVPGENLVGVFSANEYLTRVNLGRAYAFPEQDTPAYLGKHVTVFGAGNVAMDAARTALRMGAESVHIVYRRTKAEMPARREEVEHAEEEGVKFEMLAAPVQFNGDAEMKLTSVTLQKMELGEPDASGRRRPVPVEGATYELATDLAIVALGTRSNPILLEATEGLEKTERGYIKVDEATGETSLPNVFAGGDIVTGAATVILAMGAGRRAGQEICRRLLG